The Candidatus Obscuribacterales bacterium DNA window CAAGAAAATCTATATTCAGGCCAATCTCCACGGTGCGGAGTTGGCGGGCAATGCCGTGATCCACGAGGTTTTAGCAGGGCTGAAAACCCTAGATGATGCAGACCTGCGGGGTGAGGTTTGGCTGGTGCCGCTCTGCAATCCTTTGGGCGTCAATCAGCGATCGCACCATTTTGCCAGTGGACGCTACAATCCCTACGATGGGCGCGATTGGAATCGCATCTTTTGGGACTATGAAAAGCAGGTGGATCGCAGCTGCATTCAGCAGTTTGCCCAGACCCATCTCAACGACCCTTTAGCGACCCTCCAAGCTGCCTATCGCCAGAGGATTCACCAGCAATGTCTAGCCGATCAACAGCAGGAATCCCAGGGGGGTGGCGCACCACTACATCATCGCTATCGCAACTGCTTGCAGTCCCTAGCTCTGGATGCCGATACGGTGATTGATCTCCATAGCTCATCCAACGATGGGCTGAACTATCTCTACTATGGGGGCGATCGCCACCTGGGAGCGGCTCTGTTTGGCTTCGATCTGGCCATTCAACTAGATCGCTACGATGGCGATGCCTTCGATGAAGCGTTTATCAAACCCTGGCTGGCGCTGGAGCGGGAATTGGAGATTCTGGGGCGATCGCTGCGGTTTGACCTGGAAGCCTACACCCTAGAACTTGGATCGGCGATGCGGATGCAGCCAGATTCCGTAGAACGCGGTGTGCAGGGCATTCAAGCCTACCTGTACGAAAAGCAAGTGATCACTCAGCGTTGGACAACGCCGCTTCCTTTAGCAACGCCTCAACTCTATCGAGCCAGCGACATCCAGCGATACTATGCTCCTACGGGTGGCATCGTGCGATCGCGGGTTTCCTTGGGCGATCGCGTTGCTCAGGGACAGGTTCTCGGTGAGATCTTACAGGTTCCTAAGGGCCCCGGTGACTATCCCCAGGTGATGGAAATGCGCGCCATGCAAGCCGGTCTTGTGTTGGATCGGGGTATTAATCAGGCGGTGAACGAGGGGGAATATGTGCTGGCTCTATTGCTGGAATCCTGTACTGAATCACGATAGACAGCCATTTCAACGATGGTCATCTTAACCCTTGCCTGCCGCTACGGCAGACTGAATGAAAAGAAGCTGTCGGGTTTCGGCTGCGCTCAACCCTCTAGTCATAGGTTGGGCTGCACTCAAGCCTCTGCGCATCAGGCTTTGAGCCGTCAACCAGATACCCGACATTCACGCTTTGCGTAGCCGGTATCTTCAGTCAAACTGACGTGGAATCAAGGCTCCACCCTGCATAACGCGGTTGTAAACCGTGAGGCAGCATACGGGAATAGAAACAATCAGAGCGACGACTAAAAGTGATTCAACGTCCATGTTATGCACCGGCGTAACGTCTGATGATAGCTTGACTAAGTTCATATCTATCATCAATCGCAGATGTACGGGGGCAACTATTGCATGCTCGTCACATACCGTAGTGCTTCTACTCAGTTGTACTGAGAAAGGTATCTACTGTGTTGCAACTCTGTTGCATTCGTTCACACCGGTGCGCTGAATTGCCGCTAGCCTTCCGCTAGCCAGCGGGCGGCATCTTTGGCATGGTAGGTGAGGATCATGTCGGCACCGGCCCGCTTAAAGCTGGTTAAGGTTTCTAGGGTGATCTTTTGTTCATCAATCCAGCCATTGAGAGCTGCTGCCTTAATCATGGAATATTCCCCAGAGACATTGTAGGCAGCGACCGGTAAGTTGGTGGCTTCCTTAACGCGCCAGATGATGTCCATATACGAAAGGGCCGGTTTCACCATCAGCATGTCTGCGCCTTCGGCAATGTCCAATTCAATTTCCTTGAGGGCTTCAGTGCCGTTGGCTGGATCCATTTGATAGGTGCGGCGATCGCCAAACTGGGGCGCGGAGTCGGCGGCATCGCGGAACGGGCCATAGTAGGCCGATGCGTACTTGGCGGCGTAGGACATGATGGGAATATGGGCAAATCCGCCTTCATCTAGCCCTTGGCGAATCGCCTGCACGAAGCCATCCATCATGCCGGAGGGGGCAATAATATCGGCACCGGCTTTAGCTTGAGACACAGCCGTCTTCTTGAGCAGCTCTAGGGTGGGATCATTGAGCACTCGACCGGACAAATCCCCTACCTCTAGATAGCCGCAGTGACCGTGGGAGGTGTATTCACATAGGCAGGTATCGACGACCACGATGAGATCGGGCACGGCTTCTTTCACCGCTGTTGCGGCTAGCTGCACAATCCCATGATCGTGCCAGGCTCCTGTCGCTTCCACATCTTTGGTCTCAGGAATGCCGAACAGGATAATGGCTGGAATACCTAGGTCGTAGACCTCTTTGGCTTCTTCAACAATTTTGTCGATGGAAAGCTGGTAGACCCCTGGCATGGACTTGACTTCGCTGGCAATGCTCTCACCGGGTACCGCAAACAGGGGATAGATCAGATCATTGGTGGTTAAAACTGTTTCACGCACCATCCGACGCAGTTGGGGATGGCTACGCAATCGACGGGGACGATGGGTTGGAAACATTGCTTCAAACTCTAGACGCTAAGAGGTGACTAACTCATGGAAACGATCGGAGCATGGCAGGCGATCGCCCTTGATCCCGGTGCCGTGGCTTGGGAGGCGATGCGATCTGTGAACAAGGCGTCCGATTGTAATTAAGTCTAAAGCGTGGACTGCCCCGAAAACTCAGTCCCTAGGTTACATTGTGTAACGCTTGTGCTGGTCAAGGAAGGTCTGGGAATTGGGGGCAGCGCTGGCTAGAACAACGGAGCTGGATTAGCAGACAACTGCGGGATTGACAGGCCTGGGGTTTGAGCGATCGCCCCACTTTCGGTGGCATCATGTTCCGCCGCATCCCGCAATTGTTCACGCAGATCAGGCATCACGGCCAGGGCCCTCGTCCAATCTGGGATTTGCGCCCCGGATGGATCATGGAAATACTGCTCCCCAGCTCGCTCGATTACCTTTTCAAACCGCTCAATGGTTTCCTCTTCTTGGTGGCGGTTGTAGGCAATGTTGTTAAACCGGGCATCGACGAAGTACTGGCGGGTAAAGTCTTGGGCTCGCCGCCGAAACTTCACGCGCAGCGTATGAATATGGTCAATGGAAATCACCACCTGCTCCATTTCGGTCAGGGTACGCAGGATCGAGCACATGATGTCTCGGCACATTTTTTGCAGACCATCATCCGGCGAGTTGCCCAATCCTTGATGTTTATGGTCAAACACTCCTAGATCCACCTGGGAAATTTGCTTCCTCGCCACATTTCGGTAGACCTCAGCTAAGAGCCCCACCTCCAGTCCCCAGTTGGCCGGAACGCGGGTATTCAGGGCTAGGTTGCGGGTCAGGGCAAATTCACCAGATAGGGGATAGCGGTAGGCACTGAGGTAGCGCAGGTAGTCGCGGTAGCCAAAGACCTCGGTCATAGCCGTGAGCAGCGGCGTGACAAAAAGGCGAGATACGCGACCATGGAGAGCTCGTGGGTAGTTGCCCAGACGAGCATAGAAGGCTTTATTGAAGGCGATGCCAAATTCTTTTTCCAGCAGTGGGTAGAGCAGCTTCAGGGGATAGGTGCGGTCGTAGGTGGTGATGTCGGCATCATGGAGGGCTATCGCTTCTGCCTGAAGGGAAGCAACACCTAGCCCTAGCCAAACGGCACGCCCCTTGCCTCGAAAGCGCGTTAGATCTAAGCCGCGATCGCGGAGATTCTGCAGCACTTGGGTGACCCTGAGGCCATTTTCCCAGATGATCAAGGTTTGCTGGGGTAGGGGGTCAAAAAACTGTACTGCTTTAGCATATTGCTCTGGCGTATCTGCATAAAGACAGATAACTACTGTGTCTACGAATTCACAGTGACGAAGGTGTTCTCGGATTTGAGCTAAGGCAGGTCGCTCTAATTCATCGTACAGAGCCGGAATAAGAACAGCCGTGGATGATTGTTGACTTAAGTGGATAAGTCTATCTTCTATGTATCCTAGATCACATCCAAAGTCGTGAATCGTGGTGATAAGTTCTTGCTTATAATCCATGCAATCACCGGAAATAGGTCATTCGTCAATGGTTTGTGTCGGGATGATGCCCCACGAGCAGGGTTGTCCTCATGATTAGGCTGGTCTCGATTATCCGAGAAACTGAACGCGATCGCTGTCAGAGGGACTACAAATGAGCGATCGCCATCATGAATAAGCGTGGCGATCGCGGATCCGTCACGCTTAGGCTGGTCGGCATGGTGAAAAAATCAACCAGGTTAAGATGGGCAATGACGTGGTGTAGCATCATTTCTACGCCACATGGTGCATTTCTACCCCAACAAGATTCGTAGTGTTAACTACTGAGGTTGCCCGGGAAACCTCCCCATAATGAGTATAGTCCTGAGTTGCCCCATTGCTGCAATTGCTCTTGCCCATGGGGCGATCGCCCTATGGTTTTGTTAGGCATCTACACTGTTGACTTTACCTTAACGTTTGACGATTCAATCGCTAGCACCCATCAGGATTCAGGCTATCTGGCTAGAGCAGCAAGGGCTTTAAAGTCTGCATTCCCTGACATCTACCTTGCCATTATTCAGTTCACGTGTGGAACACCAGCCAACTATGACTGTTACAAACCAACCTGCTGATCGATACCCTTACGTTGCCCGTCGTATCCGCCCATTGCTCGAAGCCGTTTACCTAGAAAACCAAGTTGATATCCTGACAGACCGCATCTACGGACTGCTTGAAGAGCACTTCGCCGCTTCTATGGACGAAAATTTCCAGAAGTGGAGCGAAGACAATGTGTTGCTGATTACCTACGGAGATAGTGTCTATACCCCTGATGAGAAGCCACTGGCCACGCTGAAGAACATCCTAGATGGCTATCTAAAATCTGCTGTAACTGGGGTACATATTTTACCGTTTTGCCCCTATAGTTCCGATGATGGTTTTGCGGTCAAAGACTACCTTAGCGTTAGCCCAGAACTAGGAACCTGGGATGATGTGCGGGCGATCGCTCAGGACTATGACCTGATGGTGGATTTGGTGTTGAACCATATTTCCAGCCAAAGCGAATGGTTTCAGCAGTTTAAAGCGGGTCAAAAGCCTGGATGTGACTACTTCATTACGGTGTCGCCAGAGACAGACGTCTCTGAGGTGGTGCGACCGCGCAGCAGTCCGCTATTGGTCAACGTAGATACAGCCAAGGGCGAACAGTATGTCTGGGCAACCTTTAGTGATGATCAAATTGATCTAAATTTTGAGAATCCAGAGGTTTTAATCGAGTTCATCAAGATTATTTTGTTTTACGTAGCTGTTGGGGCCAAATACATTCGTCTAGATGCGGTGGGATTTCTTTGGAAACGTTTGGGCACTCCCTGCATTCATTTGCCGGAAACTCACGCCATTATTCGCCTATTGCGGGAAATTTTGCAAATGGCGAACCCAGACGTTGCCCTGATCACCGAAACGAATGTACCTAATCGAGAAAACCTCAGCTACTTTGGCAACCGCAATGAAGCCCACATGATCTATAACTTCAGCCTGCCTCCGCTGTTGTTGAATGCATTGATGCAGGGGCGATCGGATCACCTCAAAACTTGGATGATGAGTATGCCGCCGGCCCCTATTGGCTGTGCCTATTTCAATTTTACGGCGTCCCACGACGGCATTGGGCTTCGACCGGCGGAAGGCCTGCTCAGTGACGATGAATACCAGGCCCTGCTCGACACCATGCAGCGATTTGGCGGCAAGATTAGTATGCGTCGTCATCCAGACGGTAGTGAAAGTCCCTATGAAATTAATATTTCCTTGTTTGATGCCATGAAAGGCACGGTTAAGGGACAGGATCGCTGGCAGGTGGAACGGTTCCTTTGTTCCCAAACCATTATGTTATCTCTGGAAGGTGTTCCTGCCTTCTACATCCACAGCCTCTTGGCTACAACGAATGATTTAGATAAGATGGCGCGCACAGGACACAATCGTTCCATTAATCGCCATCAGTGGGATTATGATCAACTGGTGACAGCTCTAGAAGATGAAGCATCACCCCAGGCGATCGTCCTCAAAGAGCTATGTCGGCGAATTCAAATTCGGCGACGGCAGGGAGCCTTCCATCCCAACGCCACCCAATATACGCTGCACCCCATGAATAAGGCGCTGTTTGCTTTCTGGCGGCAAAGTATGATTCGCGATCAAAGTATTTTCTCGATTCATAACCTCAGCGATCGCACCCAGCAACTTGCCCTATCCAACCTCAATCTGGTGATTACCGATCCCTGGTGTGATTTGCTCAGCGGTCAGTTGATTCACAATATCTACGACAAGTTTGTCCTCAAGCCCTATCAATCAGCATGGATTACCAACAAGTTTGATCCTAGTGATGTGAGAGAGGGGCAGTAGCTTAGTACTGCAAGACAGAAGAACGAAGACAGAAGAACGAAAAGGACTTCCAGGACACACAAGGGTTTCCACCTTAGCCAATAGGCGGGCTACTTCTGCATCAGAGTACTAGCCTCTTCCGTGGGAGGAGGTAGCTATTGGCAAGCATTTCGACGCTCAATGTTCCAATCCTTGTGAGAGGAGGGTTGAGCGTCGTCGAAACCCGGCAACGGAGCTTCATTGAAAGGGGGCTACCTGCTTAAATGGTGCGGTATGGTAGTCATCGTTCCCTGCATTCTCCCAGACCTATGGCTACCTCTCCCGCCGTGCTCATCTTTACCGATTTAGATGGCACGCTACTCAATGCTGATGATTACCGCTATGATGCAGCGCTGCCGGTGCTTCAGGCTCTACACCGGCAGCAGATTCCGGTGATCCCGGTGACCAGCAAAACCCGCCGGGAAGTGGCTGCTCTCCGCCAGCAGATTGCGCCCCACGATCCCTTTATTGTGGAAAATGGTAGCGCAATTTTTTTCACTAGGGGCGATCGCCGTTTTGATCTGGCCGCCGTTCATGGATCGATCACTGATCCTGCCGGCACGGACTCTACTGACACTGACCCTACCGACACGCTCCAAATGTGTCGCCTAGGCTGTACCTATGACGAAGCACGACAGGCACTCGTCGAGCTTTCTCAGTCACTCAATATACCCCTACAAGGATTTGGCGATCTCTCAGCAGCAGCGTTGCAGGATCTGACGGGTCTCCCCTTGTCCGCGATCCCCCTGGCCCAAGCACGGGATTTTACGGAGCCGTTTGTGATGCCCAAAACCATCCATCCTGATCAATTAGATGTGGCCGTGCAGCAACTGGGGATGGGTGTGGTAGTGGGCGATCGCTTTTCTCATTTAATTGGCCCCCATGCCGGTAAGGGCAGGGCGGTGCGGCTGTTAATAGCTGCCTACCAGAGCGCTATTCCTGAACAATCTATCTACACCATAGGGCTAGGTAATAGTCCTAATGATCTAGAAATGCTAGAAGCGGTTGATCTGCCTGTGGTGATTCCCGGCTCGTCCGGGGCCCACCCAGATCTCAGCGATCGCGGTTGGCAGATTGCGCCAGAATCCGGCAGTCGAGGATGGGCGATCGCTGTGCAGCAGGCACTTCAAGTGAACAGATGAGCCTGCTCGATCAAGACTGTAGGCGTAGACGGATCGATACCGGCCACCTGTGGAAGGCGATCGCTCGGCCGAGATTCTAGCCTGTAACATTTCTATATCTGCCTACCCTTGATGTCTTAGGTCATTTATCTTGTTCTACTTATGTGGGCAATGGTATGGCTATTGTCTGGACACCCTCGGGGATATCCCGTATAAACACGGAGATTGTCGTATTCTTGAGGACATGGCTAATCCTGAGCGATTGTTCGACATAGCCTAGCGCCCTTGCCCTACTGGCTCAAATCTCTTGACAGACGCTGTAAGATGCTAGTAAATATTGACAATCTTTGTAAGTTCTTCATGCAAACCTGAAGAATATTGAAGATTGTGTAAAGTGTACAGAGAACTAACAAGCAGCGTGGGATAAGCCGTTTAAACTCATGTTCGTAGAAACACTGAGGTTTTTCCCTGTACTTCAGTGGATAGAAGTATGTCTGTTCGAGATGTCTAGTATCCTAGCGTTAACTGCCTAAGGTTTCTTACGGAATGGCTAGGATTGCTATCGTAGTACTCTACGGAATTCAGTGAAAGGAGGGCCTACTTAAACGCTTAGACCTTTAATAATCTCTAGCCATCACCAACCACATCTTTCCGAATCTGATGCTTCTAGAGAGTCATGGGGCGTTCTAAATAGTCATCAGATGATGTCATGCTTGAGGCATACAAAATATGGGCATTGCTGATTAAGCTATAAATCTCATCAAGGGCGAGTAGGTGTTCGTCTGTGTGAGACCTATTAAACGTTTAGCCTCTTAGCTGTGTTTAGCGATGTTACGTAGGCAATGATGATCCTGCCCTAAGTAAGAAATCAGCATAGCTAGTGTTTGATGGGTTGACCTCGTAGCTACGGTGAACTTCTAATTTCTATAGACTCATACGTATAGACTCTACTCAATTTCTGCTGTCAGCGACGAGTTTGATGATGAGTCATCTCTGATCATAAGTTCATTAGGCTGTTCTTAAGGGTAAAATGAAAGGTCTTAAGGGTAAAATGAAAGGCATGTTCTAGATGCCTAGATATTTGACATTTATATCTTAATGTGCCCTGTCAATGGAATGGGTTCAAGTCGATGGCAATCTTGAACGCGCGAATTCCATTAGCTTGGCCACGTAGTCTAGATTCATCAGTCATTCATGTCATCCATCCTTCACTGCATCGCCTGAGACGATCATAAATTATGAAGATTGCCCTAGTTCATGATTACCTTACCCAACGGGGAGGGGCGGAACGAGTATTCGAGCTTATATGCCGTCGCTTTCCAGATGCGGACATTTATACGTCTATCTATGCGCCCGGACATACGATTGATTTGGGCGATCGCCCTGTGAAAACGACATTTCTTCAAGCTATTCCAAAATCGGCGAAGTACTTTCGACTCTTAGCTCCTTTGTACTATCCCGCATTTCGTACCCTAAATCTACAAGGGTATGACCTAATCATTAGCAGTACATCCAGCTTTGCTAAGGCTGTCCGTAAGTCCAAAGGAGCTTACCACATTTGTCTGTGTCACAACATCACGCGGTTTCTTTGGGATACACAGACTTATTTGAAGGAATATCGTGATTTTAAGGCTTTCTCGCCAGTCATTAAAACGATATTTCAGCTTATGCGCAAGACTGATATTCGGTATGCCCAAGAGCCAAACTTATACATTGCCAACTCCAGTACAGTGGCTCGCCGAGTAGAGAGTATTTATAAGAAGCCTGCCATCGTGATCAACTACCCAATTGACGATCGACGGTTTACTTTCTCGGCCCAGAAAGATAATTTTTATTTAGCCTCGGCTCGGCTGCTAGGGTATAAGCGAATAGACGTCATTGTTGAAGCATTTAACCAGCTAGGTTGGCCGCTTCTGATTACCGGTGATGGCCCTGAACGCAGCCACTTAGAGGCTATGGCTGCTGACAATGTTACGTTTTTGGGGTATGTGAGTGATGAGGAACGTTGTCGCCTGATGTCTCGGGCTAAAGGCGTGATTCTCGCTGCTTTGGAGGACTATGGGTTGGTACCGATTGAGGCGAATTTTAGCGGTACGCCGGTGGTTGCCTATGGAGCTGGGGGGGTTTTAGATACACAGGTGCCGGGGACA harbors:
- the hemB gene encoding porphobilinogen synthase, encoding MFPTHRPRRLRSHPQLRRMVRETVLTTNDLIYPLFAVPGESIASEVKSMPGVYQLSIDKIVEEAKEVYDLGIPAIILFGIPETKDVEATGAWHDHGIVQLAATAVKEAVPDLIVVVDTCLCEYTSHGHCGYLEVGDLSGRVLNDPTLELLKKTAVSQAKAGADIIAPSGMMDGFVQAIRQGLDEGGFAHIPIMSYAAKYASAYYGPFRDAADSAPQFGDRRTYQMDPANGTEALKEIELDIAEGADMLMVKPALSYMDIIWRVKEATNLPVAAYNVSGEYSMIKAAALNGWIDEQKITLETLTSFKRAGADMILTYHAKDAARWLAEG
- a CDS encoding glycosyltransferase, with translation MKIALVHDYLTQRGGAERVFELICRRFPDADIYTSIYAPGHTIDLGDRPVKTTFLQAIPKSAKYFRLLAPLYYPAFRTLNLQGYDLIISSTSSFAKAVRKSKGAYHICLCHNITRFLWDTQTYLKEYRDFKAFSPVIKTIFQLMRKTDIRYAQEPNLYIANSSTVARRVESIYKKPAIVINYPIDDRRFTFSAQKDNFYLASARLLGYKRIDVIVEAFNQLGWPLLITGDGPERSHLEAMAADNVTFLGYVSDEERCRLMSRAKGVILAALEDYGLVPIEANFSGTPVVAYGAGGVLDTQVPGTTGLFFDQQTPESLIATLLKFQDMSWDYEAIRDHAVQRFTEAVFFQRVEQAIQDVCGVQSLALAS
- a CDS encoding HAD hydrolase family protein, producing MATSPAVLIFTDLDGTLLNADDYRYDAALPVLQALHRQQIPVIPVTSKTRREVAALRQQIAPHDPFIVENGSAIFFTRGDRRFDLAAVHGSITDPAGTDSTDTDPTDTLQMCRLGCTYDEARQALVELSQSLNIPLQGFGDLSAAALQDLTGLPLSAIPLAQARDFTEPFVMPKTIHPDQLDVAVQQLGMGVVVGDRFSHLIGPHAGKGRAVRLLIAAYQSAIPEQSIYTIGLGNSPNDLEMLEAVDLPVVIPGSSGAHPDLSDRGWQIAPESGSRGWAIAVQQALQVNR
- a CDS encoding succinylglutamate desuccinylase/aspartoacylase family protein, which gives rise to MVPEILTVPLLQLASGDRLSLQVYRYVGRHPGKKIYIQANLHGAELAGNAVIHEVLAGLKTLDDADLRGEVWLVPLCNPLGVNQRSHHFASGRYNPYDGRDWNRIFWDYEKQVDRSCIQQFAQTHLNDPLATLQAAYRQRIHQQCLADQQQESQGGGAPLHHRYRNCLQSLALDADTVIDLHSSSNDGLNYLYYGGDRHLGAALFGFDLAIQLDRYDGDAFDEAFIKPWLALERELEILGRSLRFDLEAYTLELGSAMRMQPDSVERGVQGIQAYLYEKQVITQRWTTPLPLATPQLYRASDIQRYYAPTGGIVRSRVSLGDRVAQGQVLGEILQVPKGPGDYPQVMEMRAMQAGLVLDRGINQAVNEGEYVLALLLESCTESR
- a CDS encoding sugar phosphorylase, which produces MTVTNQPADRYPYVARRIRPLLEAVYLENQVDILTDRIYGLLEEHFAASMDENFQKWSEDNVLLITYGDSVYTPDEKPLATLKNILDGYLKSAVTGVHILPFCPYSSDDGFAVKDYLSVSPELGTWDDVRAIAQDYDLMVDLVLNHISSQSEWFQQFKAGQKPGCDYFITVSPETDVSEVVRPRSSPLLVNVDTAKGEQYVWATFSDDQIDLNFENPEVLIEFIKIILFYVAVGAKYIRLDAVGFLWKRLGTPCIHLPETHAIIRLLREILQMANPDVALITETNVPNRENLSYFGNRNEAHMIYNFSLPPLLLNALMQGRSDHLKTWMMSMPPAPIGCAYFNFTASHDGIGLRPAEGLLSDDEYQALLDTMQRFGGKISMRRHPDGSESPYEINISLFDAMKGTVKGQDRWQVERFLCSQTIMLSLEGVPAFYIHSLLATTNDLDKMARTGHNRSINRHQWDYDQLVTALEDEASPQAIVLKELCRRIQIRRRQGAFHPNATQYTLHPMNKALFAFWRQSMIRDQSIFSIHNLSDRTQQLALSNLNLVITDPWCDLLSGQLIHNIYDKFVLKPYQSAWITNKFDPSDVREGQ